The following proteins are co-located in the Candidatus Paracaedibacter acanthamoebae genome:
- the tpiA gene encoding triose-phosphate isomerase → MTKIIVANWKMNGSGPFIIEFFKNFSPNSQNRIIFCPPSLYLKDVFFHAPMIGGQDCSPYSSGAYTGDTSAVMVKDAGCQYVIIGHSERRQYHKETSETVRQKAEQALKVGLTPLICIGESKEIRDSGKAIEFVLEQLSQSLPAGTDKTYYIAYEPVWAIGTGLTATEHDIVQMHQAIRQALPTQGTPILYGGSVNKDNAHAILSLPNVDGVLVGGASLKYEDFNHIVAFSEQAMI, encoded by the coding sequence ATGACAAAAATTATCGTCGCAAACTGGAAAATGAACGGCTCTGGGCCCTTTATCATTGAATTTTTTAAGAATTTTTCACCTAACTCCCAAAATCGCATCATATTTTGCCCTCCTTCACTTTACTTAAAGGATGTCTTTTTTCATGCGCCAATGATCGGTGGCCAGGATTGTTCGCCTTATTCATCGGGCGCTTATACCGGTGACACAAGTGCTGTAATGGTAAAGGATGCGGGGTGTCAGTACGTTATTATTGGCCACTCTGAGCGCCGTCAGTACCATAAGGAAACCAGTGAAACTGTGCGCCAAAAGGCAGAGCAAGCTCTTAAAGTAGGCTTAACACCCCTTATTTGCATTGGAGAATCAAAGGAAATCAGAGACTCCGGGAAAGCCATAGAGTTTGTTTTGGAACAACTGTCACAATCTTTACCTGCTGGGACTGATAAGACTTACTATATTGCCTATGAACCAGTTTGGGCCATTGGCACCGGCTTGACCGCAACTGAGCATGATATTGTTCAGATGCATCAGGCAATCCGCCAGGCTCTTCCAACACAAGGCACCCCAATTTTATATGGAGGATCTGTCAATAAAGATAACGCTCATGCCATCTTATCTTTACCTAATGTAGACGGGGTTTTAGTGGGGGGCGCTAGCCTGAAATATGAAGATTTTAATCATATCGTTGCTTTCTCAGAACAGGCTATGATATAA
- a CDS encoding RluA family pseudouridine synthase: MISHQLSLEDLLLYRDAMILVINKPKGYAVHKGKGRKPNLEDYFHQLQFGLPTVPGLGHRLDASTSGCLVLGRHAKALRRLGILFSSGQIKKTYWAIVRGHLPQKQGRIDLPLAKMNDRKSSWWMKVDPQGQKAITEYKVLGEIDDYSFVELSPITGRTHQLRVHLDALGCPIVGDPVYGREVPDLDDDNLHLLARSIEIPLSSKKNPIRVIAPVPSHMLALLNQFEELENAIL, encoded by the coding sequence ATGATATCCCATCAGCTCAGTTTAGAAGACCTATTATTATACCGCGATGCCATGATTTTGGTTATTAATAAACCAAAAGGATATGCTGTTCATAAAGGAAAGGGACGTAAGCCTAATCTTGAAGATTATTTTCACCAGCTTCAGTTTGGGTTACCAACTGTTCCGGGACTGGGACACCGTTTGGATGCTTCAACAAGTGGCTGTTTGGTATTGGGCCGACATGCAAAAGCATTGCGTCGTTTAGGTATTTTATTCAGCAGTGGACAAATTAAAAAGACCTATTGGGCTATCGTGCGGGGCCATTTGCCTCAAAAACAGGGTAGAATCGACTTACCATTGGCTAAGATGAATGATCGCAAGAGTAGCTGGTGGATGAAGGTGGATCCTCAGGGCCAAAAAGCCATAACAGAGTATAAGGTATTAGGGGAAATAGATGATTATTCTTTTGTTGAGCTGAGTCCCATAACGGGGCGAACGCATCAACTACGTGTACATCTAGATGCCCTCGGATGTCCTATTGTCGGAGACCCAGTTTATGGCAGAGAAGTTCCCGATCTTGACGATGACAATTTACATTTGCTCGCTCGGTCCATTGAAATCCCCCTATCATCGAAGAAGAATCCTATTCGGGTTATCGCTCCTGTACCCTCTCACATGCTGGCTTTGTTAAATCAGTTCGAGGAATTAGAGAATGCAATATTATAA
- the secG gene encoding preprotein translocase subunit SecG, which produces MTILLFIHVIITLTLIGTILMQKSDGSGMGLGGNPTSSMFSARGAANLLTRATAVLATLFFINSLLMAAVSRHQSGTVDKILGEAPAQPTIPEDKPN; this is translated from the coding sequence ATGACCATTTTATTGTTTATTCATGTTATTATAACTTTGACCTTAATTGGCACCATTTTAATGCAAAAAAGTGATGGAAGCGGTATGGGACTTGGGGGCAATCCAACCAGCAGTATGTTTTCTGCTCGAGGAGCTGCTAATCTTTTGACGCGTGCAACGGCGGTTTTAGCTACTCTATTTTTTATAAATTCATTGCTGATGGCTGCGGTTTCCCGTCATCAATCAGGGACTGTTGATAAGATCCTGGGAGAGGCACCAGCGCAGCCCACCATACCTGAAGATAAACCTAACTAA
- a CDS encoding CTP synthase, producing MTKFIFVTGGVVSSLGKGLAASSLAAVLQARGFKVRLRKLDPYLNVDPGTMSPYQHGEVFVTDDGTEADLDLGHYERFTGVSSTHSDSITTGKIYSTVLAKERRGDYLGATVQVVPHIIDEIKSFVTNDITDEDFIICEIGGTVGDIESLPFLETIRQLGNDLGRDNVLYIHVTLLPYIAAAGEIKTKPTQHSVKELLSVGIQPDILLCRSERPIPEEARRKLGLFCNVKAERVIEASDLKSIYEAPLVYHANGLDGEVCKYFKIEAKQPDLTVWTEIVHRIYEPAGMVTIAIVGKYVQLLDAYKSLIQSLIHAGIANNVKANLKWVDSEQADSVSDQLKGAQAILVPGGFGERGVNGKLEAIKFARENKIPYFGICFGMQLAVLETVRNVLGLTEANSTELGQHTPEPVIGLMTEWMDGQTLQKRQLNGDMGGTMRLGAYDCNLDKDSKVAEIYGMTTISERHRHRYEVNPAYIDRIEAAGLKFVGMSPEGDLPEIIELQDHPWFIGVQFHPEFKSRPFSPHPLFVDFVKAALDQFSKKG from the coding sequence ATGACGAAATTTATTTTTGTAACGGGTGGAGTTGTTTCCTCGTTGGGGAAAGGGCTTGCAGCATCTTCTTTAGCGGCAGTTTTGCAAGCAAGAGGTTTTAAGGTTCGCTTACGTAAACTTGATCCTTATTTAAACGTTGATCCCGGTACAATGAGCCCCTATCAACACGGTGAAGTTTTCGTCACGGATGATGGAACTGAGGCGGACTTAGATCTTGGCCATTATGAACGTTTCACCGGCGTTAGTTCGACCCACTCAGATAGTATAACCACAGGAAAGATTTATTCTACTGTTTTGGCCAAAGAACGCCGCGGAGATTATCTTGGCGCCACTGTCCAAGTCGTACCGCACATTATTGACGAGATTAAATCCTTTGTGACAAACGATATTACAGATGAAGATTTTATCATCTGTGAGATCGGTGGGACTGTGGGCGACATTGAAAGTCTCCCCTTTCTAGAAACTATTCGCCAACTCGGCAATGATTTAGGTCGTGATAATGTTCTATATATCCATGTGACTCTTTTGCCGTATATTGCAGCAGCGGGTGAAATAAAAACTAAGCCAACGCAACATTCGGTTAAAGAATTGCTCAGTGTGGGCATTCAACCCGATATCCTGTTGTGCCGTTCAGAGCGCCCCATCCCCGAGGAGGCTCGTCGGAAATTAGGGTTGTTTTGTAACGTGAAAGCTGAACGCGTCATTGAGGCAAGTGACCTGAAGTCAATTTATGAGGCTCCCCTAGTTTACCATGCTAATGGACTGGATGGAGAGGTTTGCAAATACTTCAAGATTGAGGCAAAACAGCCAGATCTTACTGTTTGGACAGAAATTGTTCATCGAATATACGAGCCCGCGGGAATGGTAACAATTGCGATTGTTGGTAAGTATGTTCAATTACTGGATGCCTATAAGTCTTTAATCCAATCCCTTATCCACGCTGGTATTGCCAATAATGTCAAAGCTAATTTAAAGTGGGTGGATTCGGAACAAGCAGACTCTGTCTCTGACCAATTAAAAGGAGCTCAAGCTATTTTAGTTCCAGGTGGATTTGGTGAACGGGGCGTCAACGGCAAATTAGAAGCCATCAAATTTGCTCGGGAAAATAAAATTCCTTATTTTGGGATCTGTTTTGGTATGCAATTAGCTGTGTTAGAAACCGTTCGGAATGTACTAGGCTTAACAGAAGCAAATTCGACTGAATTGGGCCAGCATACGCCGGAGCCCGTTATTGGGTTAATGACTGAATGGATGGATGGCCAGACACTACAAAAACGTCAACTAAACGGTGATATGGGTGGCACCATGCGCTTAGGCGCCTATGACTGTAATTTGGATAAAGATTCTAAGGTTGCTGAGATTTATGGAATGACAACCATCTCTGAACGTCACCGTCATCGCTATGAGGTTAATCCAGCTTATATTGACCGTATTGAAGCAGCTGGATTAAAATTTGTCGGGATGTCCCCTGAGGGCGATTTGCCAGAAATTATTGAACTTCAAGACCATCCGTGGTTTATTGGTGTTCAGTTCCATCCAGAATTTAAATCACGTCCCTTCTCGCCACATCCGTTGTTTGTAGATTTTGTCAAAGCAGCGTTGGATCAATTTTCTAAAAAAGGATAA
- a CDS encoding methionine ABC transporter ATP-binding protein: MTVSFSSGKIHSIIGRSGAGKSTLIRCLNFLESFDSGQLNILGQNTQFMSKEQRRQALKEIGSIFQKVNLLSRRTALENVMLPQEWQGVTNESAKLKAKELLAKVGLSGFEDRYPAQLSGGQCQRVAIARALANEAKILLCDEFTSALDPETSLEILALLRQLNKDLGVTIILITHDMNVVREISDFVYVMDNGKIVEQSDVEQLLLHPQHATTQSLLTGLFVRDLPHHLQQSLIATPGEGQIIVRLIFSSKSSQNPVIAELIQHHQIPINILAGSMDHLRATVFGTLLISAPYDKVTHDMMMAHFSKNGISAEVLGYLPVGGTHD; encoded by the coding sequence ATTACTGTATCCTTTTCTAGCGGCAAGATTCACAGCATCATTGGCCGTAGTGGCGCAGGTAAAAGTACTTTAATCCGCTGTTTGAATTTTCTTGAATCCTTTGATTCGGGGCAACTCAACATCCTGGGACAAAATACCCAATTCATGTCAAAGGAACAGCGACGCCAAGCCCTCAAAGAAATTGGCAGCATCTTTCAGAAAGTTAATCTTTTAAGCCGTAGAACAGCCCTTGAAAATGTTATGCTTCCTCAAGAATGGCAAGGGGTCACTAACGAATCAGCAAAACTTAAAGCCAAAGAATTATTGGCAAAAGTTGGTTTGTCTGGCTTTGAAGACCGCTATCCCGCTCAGCTAAGTGGTGGTCAATGCCAACGAGTTGCCATTGCGCGGGCTCTCGCCAATGAGGCGAAGATCTTGCTATGCGATGAGTTTACTTCTGCCCTTGATCCAGAAACTTCATTAGAAATTCTTGCCTTACTGCGCCAACTTAATAAAGACCTGGGCGTTACAATTATCCTGATCACCCATGATATGAACGTCGTCCGAGAGATCAGTGATTTTGTCTACGTCATGGATAATGGTAAAATTGTAGAGCAAAGTGATGTAGAACAGTTATTGTTACACCCCCAACATGCGACCACTCAAAGCTTATTGACTGGATTATTTGTGCGGGACTTACCACACCATTTGCAGCAGTCTTTAATAGCGACGCCGGGCGAGGGGCAGATTATTGTTCGACTCATATTTTCCAGCAAATCATCTCAAAATCCAGTGATTGCAGAACTCATTCAACACCATCAAATTCCCATCAATATTTTAGCTGGGAGTATGGATCATTTAAGAGCCACGGTCTTTGGAACATTATTGATTTCAGCCCCCTATGACAAGGTTACGCATGATATGATGATGGCACACTTCTCCAAGAACGGTATTTCAGCTGAAGTATTAGGATATCTCCCCGTCGGAGGCACCCATGATTGA
- a CDS encoding peptidylprolyl isomerase yields the protein MLQTFRKHSGSIFAKILFGLLVASFAFFGVGDMFRSYTAMQPVAKVGSISISQEEFLHSYQKIVTRLQTIAKGKLKPDDIRNLGVEKRVIDDLVNNAVLDNEIRRLGLMVSNAALESFIKSVQAFQNPQGQFDRNQFRYLLYNNEMSEAGFIQQSRESLLKQQLVGTLSAGIHLPTKYRHLMFDSQEQQKVFNVVYIPLSAAKTNAEPTDADLDQLYQTHQDLFVQPEYRTVSLLVVDPKKLQEAITVTAEQIKEEYENRQVEFTTPELRDVTQLTFSSKENAKKAHTALAEGKSLAAVSKEFKGDVRTYSAANKDKFSDEHSKAIFALNNDGITDVMSSAFGATIFKITNILSPKTKSLDEVKGKIGADLKSQLYSAQMNELQNKIEDGLGGGTPMKELAQQYNLSEINLPPMTIGGLDKEGKSAIPAELKEVVLENAFNQDEGIASSLINIADGRSIAVLVTKITSKTLPPLSDIRDEVAKTWRQTKQREAASKMAQDMAAAVKSHQDLVMQAKHYNLSVRTLQPISRVDLEEGKLIDEKVTPQALRAAFALSTSQATAAPLKDGYVVAMPVKVMPVDTSKMKDKRDNFDKALQLMVQRDFQDSYIMALKEVNKPEIRQDVINNLLTR from the coding sequence ATGTTACAAACATTCAGAAAACACTCTGGCAGTATTTTTGCCAAAATCTTGTTTGGTTTATTGGTTGCAAGCTTTGCGTTCTTTGGCGTAGGCGATATGTTCCGCAGCTATACAGCAATGCAACCCGTCGCAAAGGTAGGCAGCATCTCAATTTCACAAGAAGAATTCTTGCATTCCTATCAAAAAATTGTTACTCGGTTGCAAACAATTGCTAAGGGCAAACTCAAGCCAGACGATATTCGTAACCTCGGTGTCGAAAAGCGCGTGATCGATGATTTGGTCAACAATGCTGTCTTGGATAATGAAATTCGTCGTCTTGGGTTGATGGTTAGCAATGCTGCTCTCGAAAGTTTTATTAAATCTGTGCAAGCGTTCCAGAATCCACAAGGTCAATTCGACCGAAATCAGTTTCGTTATTTGCTCTATAATAACGAGATGTCTGAAGCTGGCTTCATTCAGCAAAGCCGTGAAAGCTTGCTAAAACAGCAGTTAGTCGGGACTCTTTCCGCTGGTATTCATTTGCCCACCAAATACCGTCATTTAATGTTTGATTCCCAAGAACAGCAAAAAGTTTTCAATGTTGTTTATATTCCTTTGAGCGCTGCAAAGACTAATGCAGAGCCAACGGATGCCGATTTAGATCAGTTATATCAGACCCACCAAGATCTTTTTGTGCAACCGGAATATCGTACAGTATCTCTACTTGTGGTAGACCCTAAGAAACTGCAAGAAGCAATTACAGTCACAGCGGAACAAATTAAAGAAGAGTATGAAAATCGCCAGGTTGAATTTACAACACCAGAACTCAGAGATGTAACGCAATTAACATTCTCATCAAAAGAGAATGCGAAAAAAGCTCATACAGCCTTAGCTGAGGGTAAATCTTTGGCTGCAGTTTCAAAGGAGTTTAAAGGTGATGTGAGGACTTATTCAGCTGCCAATAAAGATAAGTTCTCTGATGAGCATTCTAAGGCGATTTTTGCTCTTAATAATGATGGTATAACAGACGTTATGTCCTCAGCATTTGGGGCAACAATCTTTAAGATCACCAATATTTTGTCTCCAAAGACCAAAAGCCTGGACGAGGTAAAAGGTAAAATTGGAGCAGATTTGAAATCTCAACTTTATAGCGCTCAAATGAATGAGCTCCAGAATAAAATTGAAGATGGATTGGGTGGTGGAACGCCGATGAAAGAATTGGCTCAACAGTATAATCTATCCGAAATAAACCTGCCACCGATGACTATAGGGGGACTGGACAAAGAAGGTAAATCTGCGATCCCAGCAGAGCTTAAAGAAGTTGTTTTGGAAAATGCCTTTAACCAAGACGAAGGTATAGCAAGTTCGCTCATTAATATCGCGGATGGCCGTAGTATTGCTGTGCTTGTCACAAAGATCACGTCAAAAACTCTGCCGCCACTATCTGATATTCGGGATGAAGTTGCAAAAACTTGGCGTCAAACCAAACAGCGTGAAGCAGCCTCTAAAATGGCTCAGGATATGGCTGCAGCTGTGAAGAGTCATCAAGACTTGGTAATGCAAGCTAAGCACTATAATCTCAGCGTTCGCACACTTCAACCGATTAGCCGTGTCGACTTAGAGGAAGGCAAATTGATTGATGAGAAGGTAACGCCACAAGCACTCCGTGCTGCTTTTGCACTCTCCACAAGTCAAGCCACAGCCGCCCCTCTTAAAGACGGTTATGTTGTGGCGATGCCTGTGAAAGTGATGCCGGTCGATACGTCAAAAATGAAGGATAAGCGTGATAATTTTGATAAGGCTTTACAATTGATGGTACAACGCGACTTTCAAGATTCATATATTATGGCTCTGAAAGAAGTTAACAAACCAGAGATTCGCCAGGACGTCATCAATAATCTTCTGACACGATAA